A window of Rhinatrema bivittatum chromosome 2, aRhiBiv1.1, whole genome shotgun sequence contains these coding sequences:
- the LOC115083332 gene encoding extracellular calcium-sensing receptor-like yields MYHISFKINYGILDSLLGDRLQFPSLLSTIPNEKTQDMAISHLLSHLGWTWVGILTRDDDLGETVGQRLKEKIEIDGGCVAFLRKVHFHYSQPKINEIVDVIKKSTATVIVVYCEETHMKPLLEALSAQRVTSKVWIFCLGFSFTVGFFVNESWRLLNGSIGLVPHNGRMPGFGDFLSRMHPFTYQNDFLMKIFWEKVFGCKWAENGSLQSTPPEDLNLERLCTGAEFLEPLVPSLFELEDLSFTFQAYIAVYAFAFALQDLLSCTDQKALSSADSACAIYSLQNLHPWKVLQQLRNVHNYTPGGEEVLFERSGEIPAMFDIMNLQIFADENYKLIRIGRFDTRAAQEKILLNTSAIVWRQEYKEIPRSVCSENCQAGHREVSIEGQPACCFQCVPCPSGKITNENNPTLCRKCPEDQWPNENQDQCLPRQPQFLSFEETMGVALAAAAIIFSLLTLSILAIFRKYSETPVVKANNRNLSYLLLMALTLCFLSALVFIGHPVRVTCLLRQTIFGTTFSITVSCMLAKTVTVIIAFKSTKPNMLGKKLGSKVTSFIVLFCPLVQVLICIIWLASSPPFPEFNMKSKSDKIVIECNEGSPLFFYCMLGYLGVLATVSFIVAFLARKLPDSFNEGKFITFSMFVFLSVWLCFIPAYLSAEGKYIVAVEIFSILASSAGLLSCLFFPKCYIIIFRPDMNTKQYVRGKQASTAN; encoded by the exons ATGTATCATATTTCTTTTAAGATCAACTATGGGATCCTAGATTCTCTCTTAGGAGACAGACTTCAGTTTCCTTCACTTCTATCAACTATACCTAATGAGAAGACCCAGGACATGGCGATCTCCCACTTGTTAAGTCACCTGGGCTGGACCTGGGTTGGAATCCTAACCAGAGATGATGACTTAGGGGAGACAGTGGGACAAAGATTGaaggaaaaaattgaaattgaTGGAGGATGTGTGGCATTTTTGAGAAAAGTTCATTTCCATTATTCGCAGcctaaaataaatgaaattgtaGATGTTATCAAGAAATCCACAGCAACGGTGATTGTGGTATATTGTGAGGAAACGCACATGAAACCACTCCTGGAGGCCTTGTCTGCTCAGAGAGTGACCAGCAAGGTATGGATCTTCTGCCTTGGCTTTTCTTTCACTGTAGGGTTCTTCGTAAATGAATCCTGGAGGTTGTTAAATGGGTCCATTGGCTTGGTTCCTCATAATGGAAGAATGCCTGGCTTTGGTGATTTTCTCAGCAGAATGCATCCATTCACTTATCAAAATGACTTTTTAATGAAAATCTTCTGGGAGAAGGTGTTTGGGTGTAAATGGGCAGAGAATGGCAGTCTTCAAAGCACACCACCTGAAGACTTGAACCTAGAAAGACTCTGTACAGGGGCAGAATTCCTTGAGCCACTTGTTCCTTCTCTCTTTGAGCTGGAAGATCTGAGTTTCACTTTTCAAGCCTACATTGCTGTCTATGCTTTTGCCTTTGCTCTCCAGGATCTTTTATCATGCACAGATCAAAAAGCATTGTCATCAGCTGATAGTGCTTGTGCTATCTACAGTCTCCAGAATTTGCATCCATGGAAG GTCCTTCAGCAACTGAGGAATGTTCACAATTATACCCCAGGTGGGGAGGAAGTTCTTTTTGAAAGAAGTGGGGAGATCCCTGCCATGTTTGATATCATGAACTTGCAGATCTTCGCAGATGAGAATTACAAGCTGATAAGAATTGGGAGATTTGATACTCGAGCTGCCCAAGAGAAAATCCTCTTGAACACCAGTGCCATTGTCTGGAGACAGGAATATAAAGAg ATCCCACGTTCTGTCTGCAGTGAAAATTGCCAAGCGGGACACAGAGAGGTGTCTATAGAAGGACAGCCAGCTTGCTGCTTTCAATGTGTGCCTTGTCCCAGTGGAAAAATCACAAATGAAAACA ATCCCACTCTTTGTCGCAAGTGCCCAGAAGATCAATGGCCTAATGAAAATCAGGACCAGTGTCTCCCGAGGCAGCCTCAGTTCCTCTCTTTTGAAGAAACCATGGGTGTTGCCTTGGCTGCAGCTGCTATTATCTtctccctcctcactctctccatCCTGGCTATTTTCAGAAAGTATTCTGAGACCCCAGTTGTCAAAGCCAACAATAGGAACCTCAGCTACCTTCTTCTCATGGCCCTCACATTATGTTTCCTCTCTGCCTTAGTGTTCATTGGCCATCCAGTCAGAGTGACTTGTCTGCTCCGCCAAACTATCTTTGGCACAACCTTTTCCATTACTGTCTCTTGCATGTTGGCAAAAACTGTAACAGTGATCATAGCTTTTAAGTCAACCAAACCAAACATGCTTGGGAAAAAGCTTGGTTCTAAGGTTACCAGTTTCATTGTCCTGTTTTGCCCACTTGTCCAAGTCTTGATTTGCATCATTTGGTTGGCAAGTTCTCCTCCTTTTCCAGAGTTCAACATGAAATCCAAAAGTGATAAGATAGTGATTGAGTGTAACGAGGGTTCCCCCCTCTTCTTTTACTGTATGCTGGGATATTTGGGGGTATTGGCCACTGTGAGCTTCATAGTAGCATTTCTGGCAAGAAAATTGCCTGATAGTTTTAATGAAGGTAAATTTATCACGTTCAGTATGTTTGTCTTTCTGAGCGTTTGGCTTTGCTTCATCCCTGCTTATCTAAGTGCGGAAGGGAAATATATTGTGGCAGTGGAGATATTTTCCATCTTGGCTTCCAGCGCTGGACTactcagctgtcttttctttcCAAAATGTTATATTATTATATTCAGACCCGACATGAACACTAAGCAGTATGTAAGAGGAAAGCAAGCATCAACTGCCAATTAA